The Deinococcus wulumuqiensis R12 genome has a window encoding:
- the lon gene encoding endopeptidase La: MPDSTALPATVPVCPVRGSVIYPTMVQHIDASRAISINAIEAAMQGEKVILIVSQKDKDVDDPRGDDLYDVGTACNVLRVRKNPDGTLQMLVSAVARVRASNYQVGDYLTADIQPLEAGKAGGVELQALSRELKDKFETVASGGRIGAESVQTIHSKDDIGEMADHVAFNLDFKLEDKQAILEAANVVERLKKLLTLLDTEQEVQAVQAKIRAQVKEEIDKNQREYYLREQMKVIQKELHGGDEEEGDEAEQFRAKIEALDLKPEVKKEIDREVNRLARMHPDAAEASVIRTYLTWVTELPWNERSEDRLNVEEAAQVLDEDHYGLEKVKDRVLEFLAVRRLRKERAERGEISAEEVNKGPILVFTGPPGVGKTSIAQSIAKALGRKYVRIALGGARDESDIRGHRRTYIGAMPGRLIQGIRTAGTKNPVILLDEVDKLGSSYQGDPSSALLEVLDPSQNQHFTDHYMGVPFDLSEVMFIATANYPEQIPPALMDRMEVIEFNSYIEQEKLEIAKRYLLPRQLLQNGLKPNQISFTDAALEKLISHYTREAGVRNLEREVGTVSRKVARNIATGKTKRAKVTDKELEKYLGQPRHTPETEGLEDKVGVSTGMFYTPVGGDILFVETSIMPGKGGGLLLTGQLGDVMKESARAALTYAKSNAERFHIDRERLDNSEIHIHVPAGAIPKEGPSAGGAMATSLISALTGIPARHDVAMTGEMTLTGRYLPIGGLKEKVLGARRAGIKHIILPKANQPDINDIPLHLRSSMRFHACETVDEVLDVALVGGLKALETPRGGEGTLPPADTGSKGRKTGRRSPEARA; encoded by the coding sequence ATGCCCGACAGCACTGCCCTTCCTGCCACTGTTCCCGTCTGCCCGGTTCGCGGCAGCGTCATTTATCCGACCATGGTGCAGCACATCGATGCCAGCCGCGCCATTTCCATCAACGCCATCGAAGCCGCCATGCAGGGCGAAAAAGTCATCCTCATCGTGTCGCAAAAAGACAAGGACGTGGACGACCCCAGGGGCGACGACCTCTACGACGTGGGCACCGCCTGCAACGTGCTGCGTGTGCGCAAGAACCCCGACGGCACCCTCCAGATGCTGGTGAGCGCGGTGGCGCGGGTGCGGGCCAGCAACTACCAGGTGGGCGACTACCTGACCGCCGACATTCAGCCCCTCGAAGCGGGCAAGGCAGGCGGCGTGGAGTTGCAGGCGCTCTCGCGTGAACTCAAGGACAAGTTCGAGACGGTCGCCAGCGGGGGCCGCATCGGTGCCGAGAGCGTGCAGACCATCCACTCCAAGGACGACATCGGGGAAATGGCCGACCACGTCGCCTTCAACCTCGATTTCAAGCTGGAGGACAAGCAGGCGATTCTGGAAGCCGCCAACGTGGTCGAGCGCCTGAAGAAACTGCTGACCCTGCTCGACACCGAACAGGAAGTCCAGGCGGTGCAGGCCAAGATTCGCGCCCAGGTCAAGGAAGAAATCGACAAGAACCAGCGCGAGTACTACCTGCGTGAGCAGATGAAGGTCATCCAGAAGGAGCTGCACGGCGGCGACGAGGAAGAAGGCGACGAGGCCGAACAGTTCCGCGCCAAAATCGAGGCGCTGGACCTCAAGCCCGAGGTCAAGAAGGAAATTGACCGCGAAGTCAACCGTCTGGCCCGGATGCACCCCGACGCTGCCGAGGCCTCGGTCATCCGCACCTACCTGACCTGGGTCACCGAACTGCCCTGGAACGAGCGCAGCGAGGACCGCCTGAACGTCGAGGAAGCCGCGCAGGTGCTCGACGAGGACCACTACGGCCTGGAAAAGGTCAAGGACCGCGTGCTGGAGTTCCTCGCCGTGCGCCGGTTGCGCAAAGAGCGCGCCGAGCGCGGTGAAATCAGCGCCGAGGAGGTCAACAAGGGGCCGATTCTGGTCTTTACCGGCCCTCCCGGGGTGGGCAAGACCTCGATTGCCCAGAGCATTGCCAAGGCGCTGGGGCGCAAGTACGTGCGCATCGCGCTGGGCGGCGCCCGCGACGAGTCGGACATTCGCGGCCACCGCCGCACCTACATCGGTGCCATGCCGGGCCGCCTGATTCAGGGCATCCGCACGGCGGGCACCAAGAACCCGGTGATTTTGCTCGACGAGGTGGACAAGCTCGGCAGTTCGTACCAGGGCGACCCGTCGTCGGCGCTGCTCGAAGTCCTCGACCCCAGTCAGAACCAGCACTTCACCGACCACTACATGGGCGTGCCCTTCGACCTCAGTGAGGTCATGTTCATCGCCACCGCCAACTACCCCGAGCAGATTCCCCCGGCGCTGATGGACCGCATGGAGGTCATCGAGTTCAACTCCTACATCGAGCAGGAGAAACTCGAAATCGCCAAGCGCTACCTGCTGCCCCGCCAGTTGCTGCAAAACGGCCTCAAGCCCAACCAGATCAGCTTTACCGACGCCGCGCTGGAAAAACTGATTTCGCACTACACCCGTGAAGCGGGCGTGCGTAACCTGGAGCGCGAAGTGGGCACGGTGTCGCGTAAGGTCGCCCGCAACATCGCCACCGGCAAGACCAAGCGCGCCAAAGTCACCGACAAGGAACTGGAAAAGTACCTCGGCCAGCCGCGCCACACCCCCGAAACCGAGGGTCTGGAAGACAAGGTGGGCGTCAGCACCGGCATGTTCTACACGCCCGTCGGCGGCGACATCCTCTTCGTCGAAACGAGCATCATGCCCGGCAAGGGGGGCGGGCTGCTGCTCACCGGCCAGCTCGGTGACGTGATGAAGGAGTCGGCCCGCGCCGCCCTGACCTACGCCAAGAGCAACGCCGAGCGTTTCCACATCGACCGCGAACGCCTCGACAACAGCGAAATCCACATCCACGTTCCGGCGGGCGCCATTCCCAAGGAAGGCCCCAGCGCGGGCGGCGCGATGGCGACCTCGCTCATCTCGGCCCTGACCGGCATTCCGGCCCGGCACGACGTGGCGATGACCGGCGAGATGACGCTGACGGGGCGTTACCTCCCCATCGGCGGCCTCAAGGAGAAGGTGCTGGGTGCCCGCCGCGCCGGAATCAAGCACATCATCCTGCCCAAGGCCAACCAGCCCGACATCAACGACATCCCGCTCCACCTGCGCTCCAGCATGCGCTTCCACGCCTGCGAGACGGTGGACGAGGTGCTCGACGTGGCCCTCGTGGGCGGCCTGAAGGCGCTGGAAACCCCGCGCGGCGGCGAAGGCACCCTGCCGCCCGCCGACACCGGCAGCAAAGGCCGCAAGACCGGGCGCCGCAGCCCCGAAGCCCGCGCCTGA
- a CDS encoding Rieske 2Fe-2S domain-containing protein has product MAVDESRRTLLSYWWVLPVAGTAGAFAYMANYARRVTLDKHAPGPPNFQPGPRQAVAKLSELQGPYSFREFQYRKTPCLLMELPQPTPTGVTVGGRHFAAYSRLCTHLGCQVNPIADTELLALSYNYRAEHPMLGCPCHYSVFDPQRQGQSVFGKALFPLARVQLRAEGDTLYAHGLEPDPRTGQG; this is encoded by the coding sequence ATGGCAGTAGACGAGTCCAGGCGCACGCTGCTGAGTTACTGGTGGGTGCTGCCGGTGGCGGGCACGGCGGGCGCCTTCGCTTACATGGCGAACTATGCCCGGCGCGTGACGCTGGACAAGCACGCGCCGGGGCCGCCCAACTTTCAGCCCGGCCCCCGGCAGGCGGTGGCGAAGCTCTCCGAGTTGCAGGGGCCGTATTCCTTCCGCGAGTTTCAGTACCGCAAGACCCCTTGCCTGCTGATGGAACTGCCGCAGCCGACGCCGACCGGCGTCACGGTAGGGGGGCGGCACTTCGCGGCGTACTCGCGGCTGTGTACCCACCTGGGCTGTCAGGTCAACCCCATCGCCGACACCGAACTGCTGGCGCTGTCCTACAACTACCGCGCCGAGCACCCGATGCTGGGCTGCCCCTGCCACTACAGCGTGTTCGACCCGCAGCGGCAGGGCCAGAGCGTGTTCGGCAAGGCCCTTTTTCCCCTGGCCCGCGTGCAGCTCCGCGCCGAGGGAGACACGCTCTACGCGCACGGCCTGGAACCCGACCCCCGAACCGGACAGGGCTGA
- a CDS encoding c-type cytochrome, which produces MMSVLLALGLLATLLVLRPILAPARVTPQDTRRTELEEERELLLSNLGELQAQGADASALTREKVRLTQVLHELDALPPTPKAGQARPALPVAAATLLGTALLLGIGTVTFFPQWRNLGLSPAEQTQLESASRLPALANRARSSGQAADYLAWGDAAWDARQYRQAAEAYTQVLLSERDHPKAMRRVGYVLLGDAKMAENGLSFIARAAQLDPQAPEGQLLYGYALGTFGQYPQALEVLANYRKLAPDSSEADDLIVEYQAKVGGTVDGQLVYAQNCAGCHGRQGEGGTGPKLVGSPALRNETALRQIVLQGATGMPAFPQLEGKQLDALVQTLKGKEWQ; this is translated from the coding sequence ATGATGTCCGTGTTGCTCGCGCTGGGCCTCCTGGCGACCCTGCTGGTGCTGCGGCCCATTCTGGCCCCGGCCCGCGTGACGCCGCAGGACACCCGCCGCACCGAACTGGAAGAGGAGCGCGAGCTGCTGCTGAGCAACCTGGGCGAGTTGCAGGCCCAGGGCGCCGACGCCAGTGCCCTCACCCGCGAGAAGGTGCGGCTGACGCAGGTGCTGCACGAACTCGACGCCCTGCCGCCCACGCCCAAAGCGGGACAGGCCCGGCCCGCCCTGCCGGTGGCCGCCGCCACCCTGCTGGGCACCGCGCTGCTGCTGGGCATCGGGACCGTGACTTTCTTCCCGCAGTGGCGCAACCTGGGCCTCTCCCCTGCCGAGCAGACGCAGCTGGAAAGTGCTTCGCGTCTGCCTGCCCTCGCCAACCGCGCCCGGAGTTCAGGGCAGGCGGCGGACTATCTCGCGTGGGGCGACGCCGCCTGGGACGCCCGGCAGTACCGGCAGGCGGCGGAGGCGTACACGCAGGTGCTGCTCTCGGAGCGCGACCACCCGAAGGCCATGCGCCGGGTGGGATATGTCCTGCTGGGCGACGCCAAGATGGCGGAAAACGGCCTGAGCTTCATCGCCCGCGCCGCCCAGCTCGACCCCCAGGCCCCCGAAGGCCAACTGCTCTACGGCTACGCGCTGGGCACGTTCGGGCAGTACCCGCAGGCGCTGGAGGTGCTGGCGAACTACCGCAAGCTGGCCCCCGACTCCAGCGAGGCCGACGACCTGATTGTCGAGTACCAGGCCAAGGTGGGCGGCACGGTGGACGGCCAGCTCGTCTACGCGCAGAACTGCGCGGGCTGTCACGGGCGACAGGGCGAAGGTGGCACCGGTCCCAAGCTGGTCGGCTCGCCCGCACTGCGAAACGAAACCGCGCTGCGCCAGATCGTGCTTCAGGGGGCCACCGGAATGCCCGCCTTTCCGCAACTGGAAGGCAAACAGCTGGACGCGCTGGTCCAGACCCTGAAGGGGAAAGAATGGCAGTAG
- the rpsO gene encoding 30S ribosomal protein S15: protein MIDKQQVIRDNAGSDSDTGSTTVQVALLTARINNLAAHLQTNKKDKAGQRGLQLMNGQRRRLLKYLERTDYDAYIALTDKLGIRRGQRIVR, encoded by the coding sequence ATGATCGACAAACAGCAAGTGATTCGCGACAACGCAGGCAGCGACAGCGACACCGGCAGCACCACCGTGCAGGTGGCCCTGCTCACCGCCCGCATCAACAACCTCGCCGCGCACCTTCAGACCAACAAGAAGGACAAGGCCGGTCAGCGTGGCCTCCAGCTGATGAACGGTCAGCGCCGCCGCCTGCTCAAGTACCTCGAGCGCACCGACTACGACGCCTACATCGCCCTGACCGACAAGCTCGGCATTCGCCGCGGCCAGCGCATCGTTCGCTGA
- a CDS encoding glutamate ligase domain-containing protein — translation MSDPTADYDWLYAQTRAGRGRGPGPARALLERLGSPDRQFQSVRVVGTNGKGSTCAMLEAGFLAAGVRVGRFTSPHLHAYEERIRIGGQNLSPARTAQFIEWAKRQAPGEAFFDLTLALACQAFAEAGVGWVVMEAGVGGASDATQALGDVRAVALTNVDLDHTAVLGPTLRDIARDKAGAARPGVPLLTTATGEALDVVREVATETGAPLYAPQTHPDLFALPHAPNLSGPHQLANAALAAATLRVLSFEGGLEAALRASHPGRLERFTVAGKTVLVDGAHNPHAARALAAAVPRADVLLFGGLARKDTAATLAPLLTVAPTRVFTAPSDLAAPPTELAAEYGGAAHPAPIAALAHALDLTPPGGTLLVAGSLYLAGLIRAELAPEG, via the coding sequence ATGTCTGACCCGACCGCCGACTACGACTGGCTCTACGCCCAGACCCGCGCCGGGCGGGGGCGGGGGCCGGGGCCAGCACGGGCGCTGCTCGAACGCCTCGGCAGCCCGGACCGCCAGTTTCAGAGCGTCCGTGTGGTGGGCACCAACGGCAAAGGCAGCACCTGCGCGATGCTGGAAGCGGGCTTCCTGGCGGCGGGCGTGCGCGTGGGCCGCTTTACCAGCCCGCACCTGCACGCCTACGAGGAACGCATCCGGATAGGCGGCCAAAACCTCAGCCCGGCGCGAACCGCGCAGTTCATCGAGTGGGCCAAACGCCAAGCCCCCGGCGAGGCGTTTTTCGACCTGACGCTGGCCCTCGCCTGTCAGGCTTTCGCCGAAGCCGGAGTGGGGTGGGTCGTGATGGAAGCGGGCGTCGGCGGCGCCAGTGACGCGACCCAAGCGCTCGGCGACGTGCGGGCGGTGGCCCTGACCAACGTGGACCTCGACCACACGGCGGTCCTCGGCCCCACCCTCCGCGACATTGCCCGCGACAAGGCGGGGGCGGCGCGGCCCGGGGTGCCCCTGCTGACCACCGCGACGGGCGAGGCGCTGGACGTGGTGCGCGAGGTGGCGACGGAGACGGGCGCGCCCCTCTATGCGCCGCAGACGCATCCCGACCTGTTCGCCCTGCCCCACGCCCCGAACCTGAGTGGGCCGCACCAGCTGGCCAACGCCGCGCTCGCCGCCGCCACCCTGCGTGTGCTGAGCTTTGAGGGTGGCCTGGAGGCGGCCCTGCGTGCTTCCCACCCCGGACGTCTGGAACGCTTCACCGTCGCGGGCAAAACCGTGCTGGTAGACGGTGCCCACAACCCGCACGCCGCCCGCGCCCTGGCTGCCGCCGTTCCCCGCGCCGACGTGCTGCTGTTCGGGGGCCTGGCCCGCAAGGACACGGCGGCGACCCTGGCCCCGCTGCTGACGGTCGCGCCGACGCGGGTCTTTACGGCGCCGTCCGACCTCGCTGCCCCCCCCACAGAGCTGGCCGCAGAGTATGGCGGCGCGGCTCACCCGGCGCCCATCGCTGCCCTGGCCCACGCGCTGGACCTGACGCCCCCGGGCGGCACGCTGCTCGTGGCGGGAAGCCTGTATCTGGCGGGGCTGATTCGGGCGGAACTCGCCCCAGAGGGATAA
- a CDS encoding cytochrome c-type biogenesis protein, with product MKVRTLLTALLLASPVLVPTAAAQGTTPAQQNATQGAASQAAPKDTDQRGRADSVRTGVAEVERTAPIPLTVEQERQAQRIGTKLHCPICSGESIAQSQTDISRQMMNEVRDGIRRGQSERQILERFVAGYGERILMEPPKKGINWLLWGFPVGALLLGTGLWQSYLRRASREPAEPLSDADERRISALLREREERA from the coding sequence GTGAAGGTTCGCACCCTCCTGACCGCGCTGCTGCTGGCCTCGCCCGTGCTGGTCCCGACCGCTGCGGCGCAGGGCACGACGCCCGCGCAGCAGAACGCGACCCAGGGAGCCGCCTCGCAAGCGGCACCGAAGGACACCGACCAACGGGGCCGCGCCGACTCGGTGCGTACCGGGGTGGCAGAAGTGGAGCGCACCGCGCCCATTCCCCTGACCGTGGAGCAGGAGCGGCAAGCGCAGCGCATCGGGACCAAGCTGCACTGCCCCATCTGCTCGGGCGAGAGCATCGCGCAGTCGCAGACCGACATCTCGCGCCAGATGATGAACGAGGTGCGTGACGGCATTCGCCGGGGCCAGAGCGAGCGGCAGATTCTGGAGCGCTTCGTGGCGGGCTACGGCGAACGGATTCTGATGGAGCCGCCGAAAAAGGGCATCAACTGGCTGCTGTGGGGCTTTCCGGTGGGGGCGCTGCTGCTCGGCACCGGCCTGTGGCAAAGTTACCTGCGCCGCGCCAGCCGTGAACCTGCCGAACCGCTGAGCGACGCCGACGAACGCCGCATCTCCGCGCTGCTGCGCGAACGCGAGGAGCGGGCATGA
- a CDS encoding heme lyase CcmF/NrfE family subunit, giving the protein MPDFLGYNFSPVGAAGSLALLFALGFALVALFAGVLGGVRRDERLTDMARFAVWGNFGFMTVAIGLLQYAILTDDFSVRYVANHSMTVSPLWVKWVTLWAALEGSVLLWAWILSLYAFLVSLTARRDVLRPWVLATMSLSVIFFVGLNLTVASPFTPVVDVPAQGRGPNPLLQNHWMMAVHPVLMYLGFVGLSVPFAYAVAAMVTGRLGESWLVQTRRWTLVAWGFLSAAIAAGAWWSYEILGWGGYWAWDPVENASFIPWLLATAFLHSVQIQERRRMLKTWNIYLIVFAYAATVLGTFLTRSGVVESVHAFSNGPIGPVFLGFFAVLVALGVGLATWRLPQIRDPHSLDSPLSREGSMLGGNVVFVVFALLVVLGTLFPVLVEAVRGIRTSVGEPFYNFFAIPIGLLLLLLMGIGPVLPWRKAGQGDLRSLWALARWPVLALLAATVLAFVFGIRNPGLALTLGLCAYNMVGLGQLVGGSARARGGLGALPGLVREYPRRYGAYVAHLGIVLMAIGIGFSGTYKARQEVTLRPGAAQTVLGKTLTLTALGTEQRPERQSIVATVQVGREVLTPKLNTYVNMPQQVAMPAVKYHLMGDTYVTLLSGDVREQWATVAVIDSPLVSWIWWGGAVLLLGTALSVTAPVRETVAVRPPARTLEGATV; this is encoded by the coding sequence ATGCCTGATTTCCTCGGATACAACTTTTCCCCTGTCGGCGCCGCCGGGTCGCTGGCGCTGCTGTTTGCCCTGGGGTTTGCGCTGGTGGCGCTCTTTGCGGGCGTGCTGGGCGGCGTGCGGCGCGACGAGCGGCTGACCGACATGGCCCGCTTCGCCGTCTGGGGCAACTTCGGCTTCATGACGGTGGCCATCGGGCTGCTGCAATACGCCATCCTGACCGACGACTTCTCGGTGCGCTACGTGGCGAACCACTCCATGACGGTGTCGCCGCTGTGGGTCAAGTGGGTCACGCTGTGGGCGGCGCTGGAAGGCTCGGTGCTGCTGTGGGCGTGGATTTTGTCGCTCTACGCCTTTCTGGTTTCTCTCACCGCCCGGCGCGACGTGCTGCGGCCCTGGGTGCTGGCGACGATGAGCCTGTCGGTCATCTTTTTCGTCGGGCTGAACCTGACGGTCGCGAGTCCCTTTACCCCGGTGGTGGACGTGCCCGCGCAGGGACGCGGCCCCAACCCGCTGCTGCAAAACCACTGGATGATGGCGGTTCACCCGGTGCTGATGTACCTGGGTTTCGTCGGCCTGAGCGTGCCGTTTGCCTACGCGGTGGCGGCGATGGTGACGGGGCGGCTGGGCGAGTCGTGGCTGGTGCAGACCCGGCGCTGGACGCTGGTCGCCTGGGGCTTTCTGTCGGCGGCGATTGCGGCGGGCGCGTGGTGGAGCTACGAGATTCTGGGCTGGGGCGGCTACTGGGCCTGGGACCCGGTGGAAAATGCCAGCTTTATTCCCTGGCTGCTCGCCACCGCTTTTCTGCACAGCGTGCAGATTCAGGAGCGGCGACGGATGCTCAAGACGTGGAACATCTACCTCATCGTCTTCGCCTACGCCGCCACCGTGCTGGGCACCTTCCTGACGCGCTCGGGCGTGGTGGAAAGCGTGCACGCCTTTTCCAACGGTCCGATCGGCCCGGTGTTCCTGGGGTTTTTCGCCGTGCTGGTGGCGCTGGGGGTGGGGCTGGCGACGTGGCGGCTGCCGCAGATTCGTGACCCGCACAGCCTGGACAGCCCGCTCTCGCGTGAGGGGTCCATGCTCGGCGGCAACGTGGTGTTCGTGGTGTTCGCGCTGCTGGTCGTCCTCGGCACGCTGTTTCCGGTGCTGGTCGAGGCCGTGCGCGGCATCCGCACCAGCGTGGGCGAGCCGTTCTACAACTTTTTCGCCATTCCGATTGGCCTGCTGCTGCTACTCCTGATGGGCATCGGCCCGGTGCTGCCCTGGCGCAAGGCGGGACAGGGCGACCTGCGCAGCCTGTGGGCGCTGGCGCGGTGGCCGGTGCTGGCGCTCCTCGCCGCGACGGTGCTGGCCTTCGTGTTCGGGATTCGCAACCCTGGCCTCGCCCTCACGCTGGGGCTGTGTGCCTACAACATGGTCGGCCTGGGGCAACTCGTGGGCGGCAGCGCCCGCGCCCGGGGCGGTCTGGGGGCGCTGCCGGGACTGGTGCGCGAGTACCCCCGGCGCTACGGGGCATACGTGGCGCACCTCGGCATCGTGCTGATGGCCATCGGCATCGGCTTTTCGGGCACCTACAAGGCCCGGCAGGAAGTCACCCTGCGGCCCGGCGCGGCGCAGACCGTCCTCGGCAAGACGCTGACCCTCACGGCACTGGGCACCGAGCAGCGCCCCGAGCGGCAGTCCATCGTGGCGACGGTGCAGGTGGGCCGTGAAGTGCTGACGCCCAAACTCAACACCTACGTCAACATGCCGCAGCAGGTCGCCATGCCCGCCGTCAAGTACCACCTGATGGGCGACACCTACGTGACGCTGCTCAGCGGCGACGTACGCGAGCAGTGGGCGACGGTGGCGGTCATCGATTCCCCGCTGGTGAGCTGGATCTGGTGGGGTGGCGCGGTGCTGCTGCTCGGCACGGCCCTGAGCGTCACCGCCCCGGTCCGCGAAACGGTGGCGGTCCGCCCGCCCGCCCGGACGCTGGAAGGAGCAACGGTATGA
- the ccmD gene encoding heme exporter protein CcmD translates to MYTVFVAWVYGVTFASLIGYVGWVLSRLRRLEQEQRELEGDA, encoded by the coding sequence ATGTATACCGTTTTTGTCGCCTGGGTCTATGGCGTGACCTTCGCCAGCCTCATCGGGTACGTGGGCTGGGTGCTCTCGCGCCTGCGCCGACTGGAACAGGAGCAACGGGAACTGGAGGGGGACGCATGA
- the ccmE gene encoding cytochrome c maturation protein CcmE: MTTTPTGLPGTPLPPARKKERNRLPLLLAGAGVLGLIGYMVLGNANNNLVYYVLPSEYQQDTAKFAGKTLRMGGLAKDVVYNRDTLALKFNMTDGQTSYPVQYQGAVPDLFRNDAVVVMEGQMQQGVFHGKSLLVKHSEEYKAEDGPGTGGAGQGQYSPDDLKKILNDQSARP; this comes from the coding sequence ATGACCACCACGCCCACCGGCCTGCCCGGGACCCCGCTGCCCCCCGCCCGCAAGAAGGAGCGCAACCGCCTGCCGCTGCTGCTGGCGGGCGCAGGCGTGCTGGGGCTGATCGGCTACATGGTGCTGGGCAACGCCAACAACAACCTCGTGTACTACGTGCTGCCCAGCGAGTACCAGCAGGACACTGCCAAATTCGCGGGCAAGACGCTGCGCATGGGCGGCCTCGCCAAGGACGTGGTGTACAACCGCGACACCCTGGCCCTGAAGTTCAACATGACCGACGGGCAGACCTCCTACCCGGTGCAGTACCAGGGCGCCGTGCCCGACCTGTTTCGCAACGACGCCGTGGTGGTCATGGAAGGGCAGATGCAGCAGGGCGTCTTTCACGGCAAGTCGCTGCTGGTCAAGCACTCCGAGGAATACAAGGCCGAGGACGGTCCGGGAACCGGGGGCGCAGGCCAGGGGCAGTACAGCCCGGACGATTTGAAGAAGATTCTCAACGACCAGAGCGCCCGGCCCTGA
- the ccsA gene encoding cytochrome c biogenesis protein CcsA: protein MRDRLTTALGGFGLLLLLAGLYLAFVSPPDVNQKELVRIYYLHVPAAWTSYMAYIGTMLYSLLYLVRRDTRFDRVAAASAELGVLMTALALFSGSLWAKPTWGTYWTWDPRLTTTAVGLLIYLGYFIIRGLIDDPHRRARVAAVLGIVGTLYIPVNYMSVYWWRSIHQTATVKILGKLELAADPRMMQAFFTMLGAFTVLYFFMVRLRSILAAREEARELAHDEAALRGLSRSGGA, encoded by the coding sequence ATGAGGGACCGCCTGACCACTGCACTTGGAGGATTCGGCCTGCTGCTGCTGCTGGCCGGGCTGTATCTCGCCTTCGTCTCGCCGCCGGACGTGAACCAGAAGGAACTGGTGCGCATCTACTACCTGCACGTGCCCGCCGCGTGGACCAGTTACATGGCCTATATCGGGACCATGCTCTACAGCCTGCTCTACCTCGTGCGGCGCGACACCCGCTTTGACCGCGTGGCCGCCGCGAGCGCCGAACTCGGTGTGCTGATGACCGCGCTGGCGCTGTTTTCGGGCAGCCTGTGGGCCAAACCCACCTGGGGCACCTACTGGACCTGGGACCCCCGGCTGACCACCACCGCCGTCGGCCTGCTCATTTACCTCGGCTACTTCATCATTCGCGGCCTGATCGACGACCCGCACCGCCGCGCCCGCGTGGCCGCCGTGCTGGGCATCGTGGGCACGCTGTATATCCCCGTCAACTACATGAGCGTGTACTGGTGGCGCAGCATTCACCAGACCGCCACCGTCAAGATTCTGGGCAAGCTCGAACTCGCCGCTGACCCCCGGATGATGCAGGCTTTTTTCACCATGCTGGGGGCCTTTACGGTGCTGTACTTCTTCATGGTCCGGCTGCGCAGCATCCTGGCCGCCCGTGAGGAAGCCCGCGAGCTTGCCCACGACGAAGCGGCGCTGCGCGGCCTGAGCCGTTCGGGAGGTGCCTGA
- a CDS encoding TlpA family protein disulfide reductase, with product MTSPSPHSVPPHFVPPKRTSWTRWIVPAVMTGLVGLLAYGLLTPDPEGGPALLNKPAPAFALQDLGGRTHALTAARGKPVVVNFWASWCVPCRQEAPMFSKLSQETAGKAEFYGVIYNDQPADARRFMDDYGLIYPALLDPGSRTALNYGVGKLPVTFIVDGQGQVVHIKDGPIEEPELRGALRKAGL from the coding sequence ATGACCTCCCCGTCACCCCATTCTGTGCCGCCCCATTTCGTGCCCCCCAAACGCACGTCCTGGACCCGCTGGATTGTTCCCGCCGTGATGACCGGACTGGTCGGCCTGCTCGCCTACGGCCTGCTGACCCCCGACCCGGAGGGTGGCCCGGCCCTGCTGAACAAGCCCGCACCGGCCTTCGCGCTTCAGGACCTCGGCGGGCGCACGCACGCGCTCACGGCGGCCAGGGGCAAGCCGGTGGTCGTCAACTTCTGGGCGTCGTGGTGTGTGCCGTGCCGTCAGGAAGCGCCGATGTTTTCCAAACTGTCGCAGGAGACGGCAGGCAAGGCCGAATTCTACGGCGTCATCTACAACGACCAGCCCGCCGACGCCCGGCGGTTCATGGACGATTACGGCCTGATTTACCCCGCGCTGCTCGACCCCGGCTCGCGCACGGCGCTGAACTACGGGGTGGGCAAGCTGCCGGTCACCTTCATCGTGGACGGGCAGGGGCAGGTCGTGCACATCAAGGACGGCCCCATTGAGGAACCCGAATTGCGCGGGGCGCTGAGAAAGGCGGGGCTGTGA